A stretch of the Chitiniphilus purpureus genome encodes the following:
- a CDS encoding ABC transporter substrate-binding protein, whose product MKPPGRIACLSSETVHVLYALGEQHRIVGVSAFARHPAGVTGRHPVICGFQSGKPDKILAVRPELVLAYSSLQGDLVKACVEAGLPVHLFNQHDLAGIFGMIATLGRLLDCTGRADALIAALQARLDAARPVAGGPRPRVYFEEWHSPLTTGIRWVSELIGIAGGEDVFAAQSHAVRFAGRQVDAAAVIAAAPQLIVGSWCGQPFDAARVMARHGWDVVPAVRQARVHSIASHDILVPGIAAITHGLPQLQTLIRSIHP is encoded by the coding sequence GTGAAGCCGCCCGGGCGCATCGCCTGCCTGTCCAGCGAGACGGTGCACGTGCTGTACGCGTTGGGCGAGCAACACCGCATCGTCGGCGTGAGTGCCTTTGCCCGGCATCCGGCCGGGGTCACCGGCCGCCATCCGGTGATCTGCGGTTTTCAAAGTGGCAAGCCGGACAAGATCCTCGCGGTGCGGCCCGAGCTGGTGCTGGCCTATTCGTCACTGCAGGGCGATCTGGTCAAGGCCTGTGTCGAGGCGGGGCTGCCGGTGCATCTGTTCAACCAGCACGATCTGGCCGGGATCTTCGGCATGATCGCCACCCTGGGGCGCCTGCTGGACTGCACCGGACGTGCCGACGCATTGATCGCTGCGCTGCAGGCCCGGCTCGATGCGGCGCGACCTGTGGCAGGCGGGCCGCGGCCGCGCGTGTATTTCGAGGAATGGCACAGCCCGCTGACCACCGGCATCCGCTGGGTGTCCGAACTGATCGGGATCGCCGGCGGCGAGGATGTGTTCGCGGCGCAATCGCACGCGGTGCGCTTTGCCGGGCGGCAGGTCGATGCCGCAGCGGTGATCGCGGCGGCGCCGCAGCTGATCGTGGGCAGCTGGTGCGGCCAGCCGTTCGACGCGGCACGCGTCATGGCGCGGCACGGATGGGACGTCGTCCCCGCGGTCAGGCAGGCACGCGTCCATAGTATCGCCAGCCACGATATCCTCGTCCCCGGCATTGCCGCGATCACCCACGGCCTGCCGCAATTGCAAACCCTGATCCGGAGTATCCACCCATGA
- a CDS encoding cobyric acid synthase, protein MPTLMIQGCTSDAGKSTIVAALCRLLARRGLAVAPFKPQNMALNSAVTEDGGEIGRAQAVQAVACRIAAHTDHNPVLLKPSSDCRAQVIIHGRSIGNLDAVDYHAYKRTARAAVFESWHRLQARYDWVLVEGAGSPAEVNLREGDIANMGFAEAADCPVWLVADIDRGGVFAHFVGTLACLSASEAARITGFIINRFRGDLSLLQPGITWLEQRTGKPVLAVLPYLHGLDIAAEDALPRTPGQGGTFRIVVLTLPHIANHTDFDPLRRLPGVDCVYAHPGEPLPPADLMILPGSKNTRGDLAWLRAQGWDRALARHLRFGGRLIGICGGYQMLGQQIADPLGLEGDAGSSPGLGYLPVSTTLARDKTLRNRTGRLLPDGVPVRGYEIHHGHTEVHDPAALPLLCLEDGSHDGVRDASGQILGCYLHGLFDDPAALAALLAWAGHTDVTPRDPAALLDAEIDRLADALDRVLDWPRALPGLAPV, encoded by the coding sequence ATGCCCACATTGATGATCCAAGGCTGCACTTCGGATGCCGGCAAGAGCACGATCGTGGCGGCGCTGTGCCGGCTGCTGGCACGGCGCGGGCTGGCGGTGGCCCCGTTCAAGCCGCAGAACATGGCGCTCAACAGTGCGGTCACCGAGGACGGCGGTGAGATCGGCCGGGCCCAGGCGGTGCAGGCGGTTGCCTGCCGCATCGCCGCGCACACCGACCACAATCCGGTGCTGCTCAAGCCCAGCAGCGACTGCCGTGCCCAGGTCATCATCCATGGCCGCAGCATCGGCAATCTGGATGCGGTGGACTACCACGCCTACAAGCGCACCGCGCGCGCCGCGGTATTCGAGTCGTGGCACCGCCTGCAGGCGCGCTATGACTGGGTCTTGGTCGAAGGCGCCGGCAGCCCGGCCGAGGTGAACCTGCGCGAGGGCGATATCGCCAACATGGGGTTTGCCGAAGCGGCTGATTGCCCGGTGTGGCTGGTGGCGGACATCGACCGCGGTGGTGTGTTCGCCCACTTCGTCGGCACGCTGGCCTGCCTGTCGGCCAGCGAGGCGGCCCGGATCACCGGGTTCATCATCAACCGCTTCCGCGGCGACCTGTCGTTGCTGCAGCCGGGTATCACCTGGCTGGAACAGCGCACCGGCAAGCCGGTGCTGGCGGTGCTGCCCTACCTGCACGGCCTGGACATCGCCGCCGAGGACGCCTTGCCGCGCACACCGGGGCAGGGCGGGACCTTCCGCATCGTGGTGCTCACCCTGCCGCATATCGCCAACCATACCGATTTCGACCCGTTGCGCCGGCTGCCGGGGGTGGACTGCGTCTATGCCCATCCTGGCGAGCCGCTGCCACCTGCCGACCTGATGATCCTGCCGGGCAGCAAGAACACCCGGGGCGACCTGGCCTGGCTGCGTGCCCAGGGCTGGGACCGGGCCCTGGCGCGCCACCTGCGCTTTGGCGGCAGGCTGATCGGCATCTGCGGCGGCTACCAGATGCTGGGGCAACAGATCGCCGACCCGTTGGGATTGGAAGGCGACGCTGGCAGCTCACCGGGATTGGGCTATCTGCCGGTCAGCACCACGCTGGCGCGCGACAAGACGCTGCGCAACCGCACAGGCCGGCTGTTGCCTGATGGGGTGCCGGTACGCGGTTATGAGATCCACCACGGCCACACCGAGGTGCACGACCCCGCTGCGCTGCCGTTGTTGTGCCTGGAAGACGGCAGCCACGACGGTGTGCGCGACGCCAGCGGGCAGATCCTGGGTTGTTACCTGCACGGCCTCTTTGACGACCCCGCCGCACTGGCCGCGCTACTGGCCTGGGCCGGTCACACTGACGTCACGCCAAGGGATCCCGCTGCACTGCTCGACGCCGAGATCGACCGACTCGCCGATGCGCTGGATCGGGTGCTGGATTGGCCGCGGGCATTGCCTGGCTTGGCCCCGGTCTGA
- a CDS encoding TonB-dependent receptor domain-containing protein — MSYRLIPILPLALTSLAVHADAEPRLPDVVVTAARLPQAEREVIGDVTVIERQQIAAYPGGALPDLLQSVAGVQLASNGGPGKITSLFVRGAESAQTLVLIDGVRYGSATAGAAAIQFLPLEQIERVEILRGPAASLYGADAIGGVVQIFTRQGRAGLHPSASVGIGTEGTRTASAGLAGGSEATRVALGVAHNRTDGVSALAAPANAPFNEDEDGYENSSVSLSFNHRFDTRHELGGSVLAARVKSQYDNAYTASRYDYRTQGTNGAATLWSRNRLAAGWLSTVQAGISMDDSDNYGPRSAVDPGDAISRFKTQQEQFSWLNALDAGPGVLTLGIETLRQRITSTTPYDMTQRRINSAQGGYLAQLGAFSAQLNVRSDDNSQFGRSNNGSLGLSWRFTPAWQLGGAYATGFRAPTFNELYYPGFGNPLLKPERSRNAEAFLRYAADGLQAGVTAYRNRVTDLLQYNAATYSTDNIGKATLRGVTVTADWRGDGLLAGGSLDWLDARDTSGGRADGKQLARRAPRAASAYVGMQQGAWQARAEVQAQGKRYDDAANTLPLGGYALAHLSMTWQVARDWQLLARVNNLFDKEYQQAKGYGTLGRNALVELRWQQ, encoded by the coding sequence ATGTCTTACCGCCTGATTCCCATCCTGCCGCTGGCCTTGACCTCGCTGGCCGTACACGCCGACGCCGAGCCCCGGCTGCCTGACGTCGTGGTCACTGCCGCCCGGCTGCCGCAAGCCGAGCGGGAGGTGATCGGCGATGTGACGGTGATCGAGCGTCAGCAGATCGCCGCCTATCCGGGCGGGGCACTGCCCGATCTGCTGCAAAGCGTGGCCGGGGTGCAACTGGCCAGCAATGGCGGGCCGGGCAAGATCACCTCGCTGTTCGTCCGCGGCGCGGAATCTGCGCAGACGCTGGTGCTGATCGATGGCGTGCGCTATGGCTCTGCCACCGCTGGTGCCGCGGCGATCCAGTTCCTGCCGCTTGAGCAGATCGAGCGTGTCGAAATCCTGCGCGGGCCGGCCGCAAGCCTGTACGGTGCCGATGCCATCGGCGGCGTGGTGCAGATCTTCACCCGGCAGGGGCGGGCCGGGCTGCATCCGTCCGCCTCGGTCGGCATTGGCACCGAGGGGACCCGTACCGCCAGTGCCGGTCTCGCGGGCGGCAGCGAAGCCACCCGCGTCGCGCTGGGTGTGGCGCACAACCGCACCGATGGCGTCAGCGCGCTTGCTGCGCCCGCGAATGCGCCATTCAACGAGGATGAGGATGGCTACGAGAACAGCAGCGTCTCGCTCTCGTTCAATCATCGCTTCGACACGCGCCACGAACTGGGCGGCAGCGTGCTCGCCGCACGCGTCAAGAGCCAGTACGACAACGCCTATACCGCCAGCCGCTACGACTACCGCACCCAGGGCACCAACGGCGCCGCCACGCTGTGGAGCAGGAACCGGCTCGCCGCCGGCTGGCTCAGCACCGTGCAGGCCGGCATCAGCATGGACGACAGCGACAACTACGGCCCGCGTTCGGCCGTCGATCCCGGCGATGCGATCAGCCGTTTCAAGACCCAGCAGGAGCAGTTCTCGTGGCTGAATGCGCTCGATGCCGGGCCGGGCGTGTTGACCCTGGGCATCGAGACCCTGCGTCAGCGCATCACCAGCACCACGCCGTATGACATGACCCAGCGGCGCATCAACAGCGCGCAGGGCGGATATCTGGCGCAGCTGGGCGCCTTCAGCGCGCAGCTCAACGTGCGCAGCGACGACAACTCACAGTTCGGCCGCAGCAACAACGGCAGCCTGGGGTTGAGCTGGCGTTTCACCCCGGCCTGGCAATTGGGCGGCGCCTATGCCACCGGCTTTCGTGCCCCCACCTTCAACGAGCTGTATTACCCCGGCTTTGGCAACCCCCTGCTCAAACCGGAGCGCTCGCGCAATGCCGAGGCGTTCCTGCGCTACGCGGCAGACGGGTTGCAGGCGGGGGTGACCGCCTACCGCAACCGGGTGACCGATCTGTTGCAGTACAACGCCGCCACCTACAGTACCGACAACATCGGCAAGGCCACGCTGCGCGGCGTGACCGTGACTGCCGATTGGCGTGGCGACGGCTTGCTGGCCGGCGGCAGCCTGGATTGGCTGGACGCGCGCGACACCTCCGGCGGTCGCGCCGATGGCAAGCAGCTGGCCCGTCGCGCGCCTCGTGCGGCGTCGGCCTATGTCGGGATGCAGCAGGGCGCCTGGCAGGCGCGCGCCGAGGTGCAGGCGCAAGGCAAGCGCTATGACGACGCGGCCAACACGCTGCCGCTGGGCGGCTATGCGCTAGCCCACCTGAGCATGACATGGCAGGTGGCGCGTGACTGGCAGCTGCTGGCGCGCGTGAACAACCTGTTCGACAAGGAATACCAGCAGGCCAAGGGTTACGGCACGCTGGGCCGCAACGCGCTGGTCGAACTGCGTTGGCAGCAGTGA
- a CDS encoding type I secretion system permease/ATPase: protein MHPQPPSADDTPPPGPPPAFDTALACLVMLARLHQVAIEPEQLRHEYGSAGQPMGETEVLLAARRHGLKAKAVHTRFERLDRTPLPAMAQTIDGRFVILARLDNDHVLYQDPQVGRPQQCSKAEWLARWSGRLILFTSRASLAGELARFDFSWFIPALIKYRKLLGEVLLVSFFLQLVALATPLFFQVVMDKVLVHRGLTTLDVIAIGLLVVSVFEVIMTGVRTYVSAHTCNRIDVELGAKLFRHLLALPLAYFQARRVGDSVARVRELENIRNFLTGQALTSVLDLLFSVVFIAVMLYYSGWLTLIVVLSLPCYVLLSVAITPLLRSRLDEKFARGAENQSFLVETVSGIETVKAMAVEPQVTRRWDNQLAAYVAAGFKVTHLANLGSQGVSLIQKLVTVATMWLGARLVIDGDLTVGQLIAFNMLAGRVASPVMRLAQLWQDFQQVGISMQRLGDILNTRTEVNQSRAQLPPIQGQLVFDQVHFRYRADGPEVLRGIQLAIQPGEIIGIVGRSGSGKSTLTKLVQRLYVPERGRVLIDGVDIALADPAWLRRQIGVVLQENLLFNRSIRDNIALADPGLPMEAVIHAAKLAGAHEFIVELPEGYDTMVGEHGTGLSGGQRQRIAIARALVTNPRVLIFDEATSALDYESERIIQDNMKLICKGRTVLIIAHRLTAVRDAHRIIAMDRGQIVEEGNHRELLNRAGGYYAHLHAMQAG from the coding sequence ATGCACCCGCAACCCCCATCAGCCGACGACACGCCGCCACCCGGACCACCCCCCGCCTTCGACACCGCCCTCGCCTGTCTGGTGATGCTGGCCCGCTTGCATCAGGTGGCCATCGAACCCGAGCAGCTGCGCCACGAGTACGGCTCGGCCGGCCAGCCCATGGGCGAGACCGAGGTGCTGCTGGCCGCCAGGCGCCATGGCCTCAAGGCCAAGGCAGTCCATACCCGCTTCGAGCGCCTGGACCGCACCCCCCTGCCCGCCATGGCCCAGACCATCGATGGCCGCTTCGTGATCCTGGCCCGGCTGGACAACGACCACGTGCTGTACCAGGACCCGCAGGTCGGCCGACCCCAGCAGTGCAGCAAGGCCGAATGGCTCGCCCGCTGGTCCGGCCGGCTGATCCTGTTCACCTCCCGCGCCAGCCTCGCCGGCGAGCTCGCCCGCTTCGACTTCTCCTGGTTCATCCCCGCGCTCATCAAGTACCGCAAGCTGCTGGGCGAGGTGCTGCTGGTGTCGTTCTTCCTGCAGCTGGTGGCGCTGGCCACGCCGCTGTTCTTCCAGGTGGTGATGGACAAGGTGCTGGTGCACCGCGGCCTGACCACGCTCGATGTGATCGCCATCGGCCTGTTGGTGGTGTCGGTGTTCGAGGTGATCATGACTGGCGTGCGCACCTACGTATCGGCGCATACCTGCAACCGGATCGACGTGGAACTGGGCGCCAAGCTGTTCCGCCATCTGCTGGCGCTGCCGCTGGCCTACTTCCAGGCCCGCCGCGTCGGCGACTCGGTGGCACGGGTGCGCGAGCTGGAGAACATCCGCAACTTCCTCACCGGCCAGGCGCTCACCTCGGTGCTCGACCTGCTGTTCTCGGTGGTGTTCATCGCCGTGATGCTCTACTACAGCGGCTGGCTCACGCTGATCGTGGTGCTGTCGCTGCCCTGCTACGTGCTGCTGTCCGTCGCCATCACCCCCCTGCTGCGCAGCCGGCTGGACGAGAAGTTCGCCCGCGGCGCCGAGAACCAGTCCTTCCTGGTCGAGACGGTGAGCGGCATCGAGACGGTCAAGGCCATGGCGGTGGAGCCGCAGGTCACCCGCCGTTGGGACAACCAGCTCGCCGCCTACGTCGCCGCCGGCTTCAAGGTCACCCACCTGGCCAACCTCGGCAGCCAAGGCGTCAGCCTGATCCAGAAGCTGGTCACCGTCGCCACCATGTGGTTGGGTGCCAGACTGGTCATCGACGGCGATCTCACCGTGGGGCAATTGATCGCCTTCAACATGCTGGCCGGCCGGGTCGCCAGCCCGGTGATGCGCCTGGCCCAGCTGTGGCAGGACTTCCAGCAGGTCGGCATCTCGATGCAACGGCTGGGCGACATCCTCAACACGCGTACCGAGGTCAACCAGAGCCGGGCACAGCTGCCGCCCATCCAGGGCCAGCTGGTGTTCGACCAGGTGCACTTCCGCTATCGCGCCGATGGCCCCGAAGTGCTGCGCGGCATCCAGCTTGCCATCCAGCCCGGCGAGATCATCGGCATCGTCGGCCGCTCCGGTTCGGGCAAGAGCACGCTGACCAAACTCGTGCAACGGCTCTACGTGCCCGAACGCGGCCGGGTGCTGATCGATGGCGTGGACATCGCGCTGGCCGATCCGGCCTGGCTGCGGCGGCAGATCGGCGTGGTGCTGCAGGAGAACCTGCTGTTCAACCGCAGCATCCGCGACAACATCGCCCTGGCCGATCCCGGGCTGCCGATGGAGGCAGTGATCCATGCCGCCAAGCTGGCGGGCGCCCACGAGTTCATCGTCGAGCTGCCCGAAGGCTACGACACCATGGTGGGCGAGCACGGCACCGGCCTCTCCGGCGGGCAGCGCCAGCGCATCGCCATCGCCCGCGCGCTGGTGACCAACCCGCGCGTCCTGATCTTCGACGAGGCCACCAGTGCACTGGACTATGAATCGGAACGCATCATCCAGGACAACATGAAGCTGATCTGCAAGGGCCGCACCGTGCTGATCATCGCCCACCGGCTCACCGCCGTGCGCGATGCGCACCGCATCATCGCGATGGATCGCGGCCAGATCGTCGAGGAGGGGAACCACCGCGAGCTGTTGAACCGGGCGGGCGGCTACTACGCCCACTTGCATGCGATGCAGGCCGGCTAG
- a CDS encoding ABC transporter ATP-binding protein, whose translation MSAAPRLAVQDLTLRRGGRDLCSGLTLAVAPGERWLVLGENGSGKSTLLAALAGWEAPAAGTIRLDERPLDRWRAGERARKLAWLGQQDECPFPLTVLEKALAGRHPHLGRWDWESAADVALAQAQLARLDLAALAARDLASLSGGERRRAALAGALAQQAALLLLDEPLSQLDLRHQQQALAVLREESVLGRAVLLVSHDPNHGRGWATHALLLFGDGRWLAGPRATVLTAGHLSALYHHPIHALGGECEPWFVVG comes from the coding sequence ATGAGCGCCGCGCCGCGCCTTGCCGTGCAGGATCTGACATTGCGCCGGGGTGGACGGGACCTGTGCAGCGGGCTGACGCTGGCGGTGGCACCGGGCGAGCGCTGGCTGGTGCTGGGCGAGAACGGCAGCGGCAAGAGCACGTTGCTCGCCGCGTTGGCGGGCTGGGAGGCGCCGGCAGCCGGCACGATCCGGCTGGACGAGCGGCCCCTTGACCGATGGCGGGCCGGTGAGCGTGCCCGCAAGCTGGCCTGGCTGGGCCAGCAGGACGAGTGCCCGTTTCCGCTGACGGTGCTGGAAAAGGCGCTCGCCGGCCGGCATCCGCACCTGGGACGCTGGGATTGGGAAAGTGCCGCCGATGTGGCGCTTGCGCAGGCGCAGCTCGCCCGGCTGGACCTGGCCGCGCTGGCCGCGCGGGACCTGGCCAGCCTGTCCGGTGGCGAACGGCGCCGCGCCGCGCTGGCCGGGGCGCTGGCGCAGCAGGCGGCGCTGCTGCTGCTCGACGAACCGCTCTCGCAACTGGATCTGCGGCACCAGCAGCAGGCGCTGGCGGTGCTGCGCGAGGAGAGCGTGCTGGGGCGCGCGGTGCTGCTGGTCAGCCATGACCCGAATCACGGCCGCGGCTGGGCCACCCATGCGCTTTTGCTGTTCGGCGACGGACGCTGGCTGGCCGGGCCGCGTGCCACGGTGCTCACCGCCGGACATCTGAGCGCGCTGTACCACCATCCGATCCATGCGCTGGGTGGGGAGTGCGAGCCGTGGTTCGTCGTCGGATAA
- a CDS encoding cobyrinate a,c-diamide synthase: MVARHATAPALMIAAPASGSGKTTVTAALAWLHRRAGRRVKVFKCGPDFLDPLLLARASGSPVDNLDLWLVGEAQCRTMLCEAAATHDLVLIEAVMGLFDGEPSAAVLAQRLGIPVLAVIDASAMAQTFGALAHGLAHYRAGLPFHGVLANKVAGTGHAQMLQESVPPADWQGWLAAGDAWPERHLGLSLPHELPGLEQRLDELADALEGQPAAALPSPVAFAADAPPAMPRRLAGRRIAVARDAAFCFIYPANLACLTALGAELAFFSPLAHEPLPEADAVWLPGGYPELHGARLAAHPTLAAGLRAHHAAGRPIVAECGGMLALAERLIVDGETLPLWGLLPGTATLHSRLTALGLQQLDLGEGVLRGHTFHYSTLTTPLPALAHATPCRLGSAGEPVYRLGSLTASYLHLWFMSHPAAAATLFGAR; the protein is encoded by the coding sequence ATGGTAGCGCGGCATGCCACGGCGCCGGCGCTGATGATTGCTGCGCCGGCATCCGGCTCGGGCAAGACCACCGTCACCGCGGCGCTTGCTTGGCTGCACCGGCGCGCCGGCCGGCGGGTCAAGGTGTTCAAATGCGGCCCGGATTTCCTCGATCCGCTGCTGCTGGCCCGGGCGAGCGGCAGCCCGGTCGACAACCTCGACCTGTGGCTGGTCGGCGAGGCGCAGTGCCGCACCATGCTGTGCGAGGCAGCCGCTACGCACGATCTGGTGCTGATCGAGGCGGTGATGGGGTTGTTCGATGGCGAACCGTCGGCGGCGGTGCTGGCGCAGCGGCTGGGTATCCCGGTACTCGCGGTGATCGATGCGTCGGCCATGGCGCAGACCTTCGGCGCGCTGGCCCATGGCCTTGCCCACTACCGCGCCGGCCTGCCGTTCCACGGCGTGCTGGCCAACAAGGTGGCCGGCACGGGGCATGCGCAGATGCTGCAGGAATCGGTTCCCCCGGCGGACTGGCAGGGCTGGCTGGCGGCAGGGGACGCCTGGCCCGAACGTCACCTGGGGCTGAGCCTGCCGCATGAGCTGCCGGGGTTGGAGCAACGTCTGGATGAGCTCGCCGATGCGCTGGAGGGCCAGCCCGCCGCGGCATTGCCGTCGCCGGTCGCGTTCGCCGCCGATGCGCCGCCGGCAATGCCGCGGCGCTTGGCCGGTCGCCGTATCGCGGTGGCACGCGACGCCGCGTTCTGCTTCATCTACCCGGCCAATCTGGCCTGCCTGACCGCGCTGGGCGCTGAGCTGGCGTTCTTCTCGCCGCTGGCGCACGAGCCGTTGCCCGAGGCCGACGCGGTCTGGCTGCCCGGCGGCTACCCGGAGCTGCATGGCGCACGGCTGGCCGCGCACCCCACGCTGGCCGCCGGGCTGCGCGCCCACCATGCGGCCGGCCGGCCGATCGTTGCCGAATGCGGCGGCATGCTGGCACTGGCCGAGCGCCTGATCGTGGACGGCGAGACGCTGCCACTGTGGGGGCTGCTGCCCGGCACAGCCACGCTGCATTCCCGGCTGACGGCGCTGGGTCTGCAACAGCTCGACCTGGGCGAGGGCGTGCTGCGTGGCCATACTTTCCACTATTCGACCCTGACCACGCCGTTGCCTGCACTTGCGCATGCCACGCCATGCCGGCTTGGCAGCGCCGGCGAGCCGGTGTACCGGCTGGGCAGCCTCACCGCAAGCTATCTGCACCTGTGGTTCATGTCCCACCCCGCCGCCGCGGCCACGCTGTTTGGAGCCCGATGA
- a CDS encoding FecCD family ABC transporter permease: protein MSTATPAARLTRRRQVFTLLLLALLLLAMAVASLCLGSTSYRPWQLWAEGSEAMLARDVVLTLRLPRTLAALAVGGLLALAGTLLQILLRNPLADPYVLGTSGGASVGALSAMLAGTTAAVVSLSAAAGAWCSTVLLFLLAWRDRSASQARLLLTGVALASFCGAFSSLLLALAPNDSLLRGMVFWMLGDLTGASWQLALPALGVLLLLVWPLARSLNVLGQGAQVAHALGTRGRELRWLLYFVAAAATAAAVTTGGMIGFVGLIVPHALRLMLGQDQRLLLPAAALGGGIVLLAADLIARAALAPQQLPVGVVTALAGVPVFLWLLQRQAGRA, encoded by the coding sequence ATGAGCACCGCCACTCCCGCCGCGCGGCTCACCCGTCGCCGCCAGGTCTTCACGCTGCTGCTGCTGGCCTTGTTGCTGCTGGCGATGGCAGTGGCCAGCCTGTGCCTGGGCAGCACCAGCTATCGGCCGTGGCAGCTCTGGGCCGAGGGCAGCGAAGCGATGCTGGCACGTGACGTGGTGCTGACGCTGCGGCTGCCGCGCACGTTGGCTGCGCTGGCGGTGGGCGGCCTGCTGGCCCTGGCGGGGACGCTGTTGCAGATCCTGCTGCGCAATCCGCTGGCCGACCCGTATGTGCTCGGTACCTCGGGTGGTGCCAGTGTCGGCGCGTTGTCGGCGATGCTGGCCGGCACCACGGCCGCCGTCGTCAGCCTGTCGGCCGCTGCCGGCGCCTGGTGCAGCACCGTGCTGCTGTTCCTGCTGGCATGGCGCGACCGTTCGGCCAGCCAGGCGCGGCTGTTGCTGACCGGCGTGGCGCTGGCGTCGTTCTGTGGCGCGTTCTCCTCGCTGCTGCTTGCACTCGCGCCCAACGACAGCCTGCTGCGCGGCATGGTGTTCTGGATGCTGGGTGATCTCACCGGGGCGAGCTGGCAACTGGCCTTGCCGGCGCTGGGTGTGCTGCTGCTGCTGGTCTGGCCGCTTGCGCGCAGCCTGAATGTGCTGGGCCAGGGCGCGCAGGTGGCACATGCCTTGGGCACCCGCGGACGCGAGCTGAGGTGGCTGCTGTATTTCGTGGCTGCGGCGGCGACCGCGGCGGCGGTCACCACCGGCGGCATGATCGGCTTTGTGGGCTTGATCGTACCGCACGCGCTGCGCCTGATGCTGGGGCAGGATCAGCGCCTGCTGCTGCCGGCGGCGGCACTGGGTGGCGGTATCGTGCTGCTGGCCGCCGACCTGATCGCGCGCGCCGCACTGGCGCCGCAGCAGCTGCCGGTCGGGGTGGTGACGGCGCTGGCGGGCGTGCCGGTATTCCTGTGGCTGCTGCAGCGGCAGGCGGGGCGGGCATGA
- a CDS encoding cobalamin-binding protein encodes MKTLLICLFACLPLLTHAGSAVHDDRGRRVALPRPAQRIVSLAPHLTEVLFAIGAGKALVGAVDYSDHPPAALRIPRVGGYHGFDLERIRALKPDLIVGWAGGNPAQQLAQLEALGIPLFLADSKRLRDVPTVFERLGLLTGRGPEAGAAATRFRTQLAALGQRYAARKPVRVFYQVWDRPLLTINRDQIISDAMRLCGGVNVFADLPALVPTVDDEAVLRADPEVIVTSGEPGANGDWLARWRRWPALQAVRHGRLHTVPQDLLSRMGPRLVDGTALLCQAIDSARR; translated from the coding sequence ATGAAGACCCTGCTGATCTGCCTGTTTGCCTGCCTGCCGCTGCTCACGCACGCCGGGTCCGCCGTGCATGACGACCGGGGCCGGCGCGTGGCGCTGCCGCGCCCGGCACAGCGCATCGTCAGCCTGGCACCGCATCTGACCGAGGTGCTGTTCGCCATCGGCGCCGGCAAGGCCCTCGTCGGCGCAGTCGACTACAGTGATCACCCGCCGGCCGCGCTGCGCATCCCACGGGTCGGGGGGTATCACGGCTTCGACCTGGAACGCATCCGGGCGCTCAAGCCCGACCTGATCGTGGGCTGGGCCGGCGGCAACCCGGCACAGCAGCTTGCCCAACTTGAGGCGCTGGGGATTCCGCTGTTCCTGGCCGATTCGAAGCGGCTCCGGGACGTGCCCACGGTATTCGAGCGTCTGGGCCTGCTCACCGGGCGCGGCCCCGAGGCCGGCGCGGCGGCCACCCGCTTTCGGACGCAGCTTGCCGCGCTTGGTCAGCGCTACGCTGCGCGCAAGCCGGTGCGCGTGTTCTATCAGGTATGGGACCGGCCGCTGCTGACCATCAACCGCGACCAGATCATTTCCGATGCGATGCGCCTGTGCGGCGGGGTCAATGTCTTCGCCGACCTGCCGGCGCTGGTGCCTACGGTGGACGACGAGGCGGTGCTGCGCGCCGACCCCGAGGTGATCGTCACCAGCGGCGAACCGGGGGCCAACGGGGACTGGCTGGCGCGCTGGCGGCGCTGGCCGGCGCTGCAGGCCGTGCGGCATGGCCGCCTCCACACTGTGCCGCAGGATCTGTTGAGCCGGATGGGGCCGCGGCTGGTGGACGGCACGGCGTTGCTGTGCCAGGCGATCGATTCGGCCCGCCGATGA
- the cobO gene encoding cob(I)yrinic acid a,c-diamide adenosyltransferase: MTVSDDERNARHAARMARKKAVIDARIAEATLDTGVLLVITGNGKGKSSSAFGMVARALGHGMRVGVVQFIKNRTDTGEEAFLGRHCEWHVLGDGFTWDTQNREADTRRAESAWAVAQRMLADAQYDLVVLDELTYCLSYDYLDTAQVLADLESRPPMQHVVVTGRAAVQALRDIADTVAVIADEKHAYQAGIRAQKGLEW; this comes from the coding sequence ATGACCGTTTCCGACGACGAGCGCAACGCGCGCCACGCCGCGCGCATGGCGCGCAAGAAGGCGGTGATCGATGCCCGCATTGCCGAAGCCACCCTCGATACCGGCGTGCTGCTGGTGATCACCGGCAACGGCAAGGGCAAATCCTCGTCCGCCTTCGGCATGGTGGCCCGCGCGCTGGGCCACGGCATGCGGGTGGGCGTGGTCCAGTTCATCAAGAACCGCACCGATACCGGCGAGGAGGCGTTCCTGGGGCGGCATTGCGAGTGGCACGTGCTGGGCGACGGTTTCACCTGGGACACCCAGAACCGCGAGGCCGATACCCGCCGTGCCGAATCGGCCTGGGCAGTGGCGCAGCGCATGCTGGCCGATGCGCAGTACGACCTGGTGGTGCTCGACGAGCTGACCTACTGCCTCAGCTACGACTACCTGGACACCGCCCAGGTGCTGGCTGACCTGGAGTCGCGCCCGCCGATGCAGCACGTGGTGGTCACCGGCCGTGCTGCAGTGCAGGCGTTGCGCGACATCGCCGACACCGTTGCGGTGATCGCCGACGAGAAACACGCCTACCAGGCCGGCATCCGCGCCCAGAAGGGCCTCGAATGGTAG